Proteins from a single region of Theileria parva strain Muguga chromosome 1, complete sequence, whole genome shotgun sequence:
- a CDS encoding MED7 family protein, producing the protein MDDFLCGFPPPPPFYKNYSLKCPDPDASLDAKLDSIKDQIKEAEGLVFDYSKLTCFEGPKPPSPPTESWSSFGNIHKFQEEERTLDSETLIPPNPGTTDLREHFKFLYSQFMDSLLTYLDLIKNMNNDSISEIKKFMKIYVNLQHILTSLWKRHSEDEVVEMLKEQLKRRRKYVDSMKIVLSQASNLVKKVT; encoded by the exons ATGGATGATTTTCTTTGCGGATTCCCTCCACCGCCTCCATTCTATAAGAACTACTCACTCAAGTGTCCAGACCCGGACGCATCACTGGATGCTAAGTTAGATTCGATAAAGGACCAGATTAAAGAAGCGGAAGGTCTAGTTTTTGACTATTCGAAACTTACATGTTTCGAGGGTCCTAAACCACCTAGTCCACCCACAGAATCCTGGTCTTCCTTCGGTAATATACATAAG TTTCAAGAAGAAGAACGCACACTGGATTCTGAAACTCTCATACCTCCTAATCCTGGCACTACTGACCTTCGGGAACACTTTAAATTTCTATACTCCCAGTTTATGGACTCACTACTAACATATCTTGATCTCATAAAGAAT ATGAATAATGACTCGATATCCGAGATTAAGAAATTCATGAAG ATATATGTAAACTTGCAACACATTCTAACGTCTTTATGGAAAAGGCACAGTGAGGATGAAGTTGTAGAAATGCTAAA GGAACAACTTAAACGGAGAAGGAAGTACGTGGATAGCATGAAAAT AGTACTGTCTCAAGCTTCAAACCTGGTCAAAAAAGTAACATAA
- the rplD gene encoding Ribosomal protein L4/L1 family protein: MYNVSFQIYKNLGFRTLNLKTFNFFNRFILSTKRLNSTQPSSTHTVNIPSVPSIHDPEVVRRPGEIIDISTLTRNYWSFPAVGFNSVLELPVYVFEYYDRKDVKEAIRYLRVPNDIFGLPLRPDILHRCYQFYRRAKAGYSEDMQLYKWEWPGSTKKWRKQQKTGKARIGWKKSPGKYMGVFAHPLRPHDNRTKIQRRTLYTGLKIMLSAKFAQSQIQVVDSFLMASHKTKYAVQNLRRILGDRCNSALLVFEGVSDSNENFRWSTANIPSVRRETVEGVNVYNLLKYRQLVITQAALKKLIYYIENYPKKCDWLPKYATPNNTPAPIPEKVKGWNSTWIENKLKARLSPESKEKWMEQVKNWKWSSSTKGPLKVPRDDPLKCFRLIDIPTSDYSEIKNRFQYLYDSAFDSPEEAELDPFEPTDDEDKALVQFTNEYIE; the protein is encoded by the exons atgtataatgtttcttttcaaatttataaaaactTAGGGTTTAGAACCTTAAACCTTAaaacttttaatttttttaaccGTTTCATCCTCTCTACGAAGCGGTTAAACTCAACTCAACCTTCCTCTACACAc ACTGTTAATATTCCTTCCGTACCGTCAATTCATGACCCCGAGGTGGTTCGGCGTCCTGGGGAAATAATAGATATATCTACTCTGACTAGGAATTACTGGTCATTTCCAG CCGTTGGGTTTAACAGTGTTTTGGAGCTGCCCGTTTATGTTTTCGAGTACTATGATCGCAAAGATGTGAAGGAGGCAATCAGATACCTAAGAGTACCAAATGATATTTTCGGCCTTCCACTCCGCCCTGATATACTCCATCGGTGTTACCAGTTTTATAGAAGAGCCAAGGCAGGTTATTCCGAGGATATGCAACTGTATAAGTGGGAG TGGCCGGGTAGCACTAAAAAATGGAGAAAACAGCAGAAGACTGGAAAGGCCAGAATAGGCTGGAAGAAGTCGCCTGGGAAGTATATGGGAGTCTTTGCACATCCACTTCGTCCACATGATAACAGGACCAAGATACAGAGAAGAA CTCTTTACACCGGATTAAAGATCATGTTATCGGCTAAATTTGCGCAATCCCAGATTCAAGTCGTTGATTCCTTCCTAATGGCATCACACAAGACTAAATATGCAGTTCAAAATTTAAGAAGAATCCTAG gcGACAGATGCAACTCAGCTTTGCTAGTTTTCGAAGGTGTAAGTGACTCTAACGAGAACTTCAGGTGGTCAACAGCCAACATTCCTTCAGTTCGCAGAGAAACCGTGGAG GGTGTTAATGTTTATAACCTTTTAAAGTACAGACAACTTGTTATAACACAAGCTGCTCTAAAGAAACTGATTTACTATATTGAGAATTACCCTAAAAAATGTGATTGGCTCCcaaa ataTGCTACACCTAATAACACTCCTGCGCCTATTCCTGAGAAGGTTAAGGGATGGAATTCAACCTGGATTGAGAACAAGTTAAAGGCAAGACTATCACCTGAATCCAAG GAGAAGTGGATGGAACAGGTTAAGAACTGGAAGTGGTCCAGTTCAACTAAGGGTCCTCTTAAAGTTCCCAGGGACGACCCACTCAAGTGCTTTAGGCTCATAGATATTCCGACTAGTGACTATAGTGAAATTAAGAATAGGTTTCAGTACCTTTACGACTCTGCCTTTGACTCTCCTGAAGAGGCTGAACTTGACCCCTTTGAACCAACAGAT GATGAGGATAAGGCTTTGGTACAGTTTACTAATGAATATATTGAGTAG
- a CDS encoding putative integral membrane protein, whose translation MSSKQPAQSTMVGGQRVSTRRRTTSESTGTRTNLPPNSGFQKYYGLTSTGLEMSQQSVLLLALIYMGVVVVMHIVSRINLVYKG comes from the exons ATG tCGTCGAAACAGCCAGCTCAGTCTACCATGGTGGGTGGTCAACGCGTTTCCACAAG gaGGAGAACTACCAGTGAATCTACTGGTACTAGGACTAATCTCCCTCCAAACTCTGGTTTCCAAAAATACTATGGATTAACCAGTACCGGACTTGAAAT gAGCCAACAGTCAGTGCTTCTACTGGCTTTGATTTACATGGGAGTTGTGGTAGTAATGCACATCGTATCAAGAATCAACCTTGTTTACAAGGGctaa
- the cbc gene encoding Protein CLP1-like protein, with product MMQPIRTYNLPPFSELRIITNESFSSIPLKPSITLINKNENESAEIFGKELVPGVEVPLNEGERIAIYTWSGCTLQIKGSTLQEYESYDINIMKEYLNIINLLNIKRQLSTINNTFGPRILVTGSPSSGKSSFCTILCNYALRFSWKPLFIDADPRSSCDKSSIKLYPGTVGCVLYDNMDTAANPLLYYYGYSYYQDNEFLYLHLMKLLNVNVELMLYNNDNVIKSSGIVINAPYECNKDMIVKLCKIYKVSVIVVIDSPSIHQELIKHYKNERNNIDINIANLAYNNIIINNENDGKPDKAQEAGKLSDTNENAKNSDDEMLILSSSKLEGVISVDYNRLKYINNMNWNKYFEINNLGRNHVIKVNSDTINFIYIDIIEPLTKDALPTNEDYVMKHKEMYCNVYNDDLLLLNNLIVAVPATDDIKLIPYTNILSFFHISSIESNATEDNTFTISFCCQTNYSPSSLPKYLLLPRDFKTLKYNP from the exons atgatGCAGCCTATACGGACGTATAACTTACCACCTTTCTCAGAGCTGAGAATCATCACAAATGAAAGCTTCAGTTCCATTCCTCTAAAACCTTCCATAACG ttgataaataaaaatgagaatGAGAGCGCTGAGATTTTTGGTAAAGAGTTAGTTCCGGGTGTCGAAGTACCCCTAAATGAAGGTGAAAGAATCGCAATATATACGTGGAGTGGCTGCACTCTCCAAATTAAAGGTTCAACATTACAG GAATATGAATCTTatgatataaatataatgaaGGAGTAtttgaatataataaatttactgAATATTAAAAGACAGCTATCAACGATTAATAATACTTTTGGACCCAGG ataTTGGTAACTGGTTCACCGTCTAGTGGAAAATCTTCATTTTGTACAATTTTGTGTAATTACGCATTGAGGTTTTCGTGGAAACCTCTTTTTATTGATGCAGATCCTAG GTCAAGTTGTGATAAGAGTAGTATTAAGTTATATCCTGGCACGGTCGGTTGTGTTTTATATGATAATATGGACACTGCAGCTAACCctttattatactactaCGGCTACTCATACTACCAAGACAACGAATTCCTATACTTACAC ttgaTGAAGTTATTGAATGTGAATGTTGAACTAATGTTATACAACAACGATAACGTTATTAAATCCTCGG GAATAGTAATTAATGCACCATATGAGTGCAACAAGGATATGATTgtaaaactgtgtaaaatatataaagtGAGCGTGATAGTGGTGATAGACTCCCCCTCAATACACCAGGAGCTGATTAAACACTACAAGAATGAAAGGAACAATATTGACATAAACATCGCAAACTTGgcatataataatataattataaacaatGAAAATGATGGCAAACCCGATAAGGCTCAAGAGGCCGGTAAACTTTCAGACACTAATGAAAACGCTAAGAATTCCGATGACGAGATGTTGATCCTCTCATCCTCCAAACTTGAAGGAGTTATATCG GTCGACTATAATAGGttgaaatatataaataacatgAACTGGAATAAGTattttgaaataaataacttgGGGAGAAACCATGTCATTAAAGTCAACTCCGACACCATCAACTTTATATACATTGATATCATAGAGCCTCTCACAAAAGACGCACTTCCAACCA ATGAGGACTATGTAATGAAGCACAAGGAAATGTAttgtaatgtgtataacGATGACTTGTTACTCCTTAATAATCTCATAGTGGCGGTACCCGCAACCGACGATATTAAGCTTATTCCgtatactaatattttatccttCTTTCACATCAGCTCAATCGAGTCAAATGCCACCGAAGATAATACTTTTACCATATCATTCTGCTGTCAAACTAATTACTCCCCGTCTTCTCTCCCAAAATACTTACTCCTTCCAAGAGACTTTAAAACCCTGAAATATAACCCTTGA
- a CDS encoding putative integral membrane protein: MFNLFFINLVVLYLVNYCFSLRFINYKVNSLFINNFSTETSLINDIKFEEYENSSRFINKSKESSSKGDDNSGEVEDSSTHPSENVINTTPDVNSDLTISKRMVNSILSLLSSFYEPDFYDIIPILYNIKDEVINITEYMGNTQVKTSQRKHPEKTNNKLKDKTYKINEEMYDKINGMFMTDPSGEVESLVLSIPSSIMNRLYQSSHYGHKGESTIPQIQLVTLSSGFFTKLYEIAIFPYLSELFQKCFNTTLDNTFGLMHRIITHNSSEENDVKSEFYTGIDKIPGFLLTPQLEKSLTEEFENAFRINKLKPGNDVDLTVFSKDSLFFLTVLIKCMKDLVYFNSSLKLLEQLIGRKPTDNEIIFSFFNKSQTNLSKSNKAGTDGSENNPQKQKSSQEFNVKKLVQIITDSEFEIEHRLDLYFTPFVEAVTNIFKKKINSEFFKVLFACQKDALAGVKTRLFAIKPKTIDIFGTRFIHHLFSVSYHHVKMSALRQNLPEHLPIGTLRLAKKGLKLYEYLEKLQDDIIYRLKKNVITKEDIESLYEDHVDSDAPEESGNTENKRPNPTSTRIDIDEKKYKEFIRKVIEIENRFNKRPGDKTCNDNMRKQQQEELLKNTAAKILNVTTDRLSEAIDAYYSKEVSPRDKIPKYLKSRFNSTGRPGRAIRYYADLEPYDIYERLESIEYFRDMIYRRTLRKLAMEALDDRLARILFMAQNSLFCEVHPNYEEVIADLKIPKKTADFIAFAATLMCKQYEVWRIKLNLPPYVNEFRVNPGVLKVANLDPNDLPYHISTAMYNIVKTNLDPALMNDPSVQIPGGPAKNKRDRFNRMRLIKPNLSDMNESFMNYKANYKEYERILLKSPIYYLQFSGKIT, from the coding sequence atgttCAATTTGTTCtttataaatttggttGTGTTGTATTTGGTCAATTATTGTTTTTCACTTCggtttattaattataaagtaaattctttgtttataaataattttagcaCTGAAACgagtttaataaatgatataaaatttgaagaGTATGAAAATTCATCaagatttattaataaatcgAAGGAATCCTCATCGAAGGGAGATGATAACTCGGGTGAAGTTGAGGATTCCAGTACACATCCCTCTGAAAATGTCATTAATACCACACCAGATGTTAATAGTGACTTGACAATATCAAAACGGATGGTAAATTCCATTTTGTCACTTTTATCATCGTTTTACGAGCCGGATTTCTACGACATAATACCgattttgtataatataaagGATGAAGTAATCAACATAACTGAATACATGGGAAATACCCAAGTTAAAACATCGCAGAGAAAACACCCAGAGAAAACgaataataaactaaaagataaaacatataaaataaatgaagaAATGTACGATAAGATAAATGGAATGTTCATGACTGATCCCTCTGGAGAAGTTGAGAGTTTAGTTTTGAGCATTCCATCGTCTATTATGAACAGGTTGTATCAGTCCTCACATTATGGACATAAAGGCGAATCTACGATTCCTCAGATACAGCTGGTAACTTTAAGTTCAGGATTTTTCACTAAACTATATGAAATCGCAATTTTCCCATACCTTTCAGAACTGTTTCAAAAGTGTTTTAACACGACTTTGGATAACACATTTGGGCTTATGCATAGGATTATAACTCATAATTCAAGTGAAGAGAATGATGTAAAGTCTGAATTTTATACTggaattgataaaattccAGGATTTCTACTCACTCCGCAGCTGGAAAAAAGTTTAACTGAAGAGTTTGAAAATGCATTTCGGATAAATAAACTTAAACCTGGTAATGATGTTGATTTGACTGTATTCTCAAAGGATTCACTGTTTTTCCTAACCGTGCTCATCAAGTGTATGAAGGATTTAGTGTACTTTAACTCATCCCTGAAGCTGCTGGAACAGTTAATAGGGAGAAAACCAACAGATAATGAAATAATCTTTTCATTCTTTAATAAATCTCAGACAAATTTAAGTAAAAGTAATAAAGCGGGTACTGATGGTTCGGAAAATAACCCTCAAAAACAGAAATCATCCCAagaatttaatgttaaaaaacTGGTACAGATAATAACCGATAGTGAATTTGAGATAGAACATAGACTGGacttatattttacaccgTTCGTTGAAGCTGTGactaacatttttaaaaagaaGATAAACAGCGAATTTTTTAAGGTTTTGTTTGCATGTCAGAAAGACGCACTAGCTGGAGTTAAGACTAGACTGTTTGCAATTAAACCAAAAACTATTGACATATTTGGAACGAGATTCATCCatcatttattttcagtCAGTTATCATCACGTGAAAATGTCAGCTTTGAGGCAAAACTTGCCTGAACACCTGCCAATAGGAACTTTGAGATTAGCTAAAAAGGGCCTTAAACTGTATGAATACCTGGAAAAACTCCAAGATGACATAATCTATAGACTAAAGAAAAATGTTATCACCAAGGAGGATATTGAATCACTATATGAAGATCATGTAGATAGTGATGCACCTGAGGAAAGTGGGAACACGGAAAATAAACGTCCGAACCCAACTTCAACAAGGATTGACATAGACGAGAAGAAGTACAAGGAGTTTATAAGGAAAGTAATAGAAATCGAGAACCGTTTTAATAAAAGACCCGGTGACAAGACTTGTAACGACAACATGAGGAAACAGCAACAGGAGGAACTTTTGAAAAATACCGCGGCAAAGATTTTAAACGTTACTACAGACAGACTGAGCGAGGCCATAGATGCTTACTATTCTAAGGAGGTCAGTCCCAGGGATAAGATACCAAAGTATTTAAAGTCTAGATTCAATTCTACTGGAAGGCCTGGTAGAGCTATAAGGTACTATGCAGACCTTGAACCCTATGATATTTATGAAAGACTGGAGTCGATAGAGTATTTCAGGGATATGATATACCGTAGAACTTTGAGGAAACTGGCAATGGAAGCATTGGACGACAGACTTGCAAGGATACTTTTCATGGCACAAAATAGCCTTTTCTGTGAGGTACACCCAAACTACGAAGAAGTAATTGCAGACCTTAAAATCCCAAAGAAGACTGCAGACTTCATAGCATTTGCAGCCACTCTAATGTGCAAACAGTACGAAGTTTGGAGGATTAAGTTAAACTTGCCACCATATGTTAACGAGTTTAGAGTAAATCCAGGAGTTCTTAAGGTTGCAAACTTGGATCCAAACGACCTACCATATCACATTTCAACTGCAATGTACAACATTgttaaaactaatttagACCCAGCACTAATGAATGACCCTTCGGTTCAAATACCCGGAGGACCCGCGAAGAATAAAAGAGACCGTTTCAACAGGATGAGGCTCATTAAGCCCAACTTGTCAGATATGAATGAATCCTTCATGAACTATAAGGCAAACTATAAAGAGTATGAACGGATTTTACTTAAAAGTCCAATTTACTATCTACAATTTTCTGGGAAAatcacataa
- the EXOSC7 gene encoding 3' exoribonuclease domain 1 protein, producing MDFVKSAISSNLRLDGRKLDEQYSLNIIPNISSIAHGSSQVTFGDNIVQTTVNFSIVSPEDSAPDEGIIDLTITGTNIFENSDLSHKNYEILCNILYDLQFQHRFLDLKSLCILPGQLCWNLRIHSTVVKRGGCVIDALSIGVLSSLMCSDVPDVELMFRDELESYQRSNLQLKLSLEKNKIISHLVERLPLITSVGKVCKNHLWGMTREEELCSDGTMSIAVDKNGKCISVKANGSCFELHCIQSLINTSTKITLDNFNKLNKFIPA from the exons ATGGATTTTGTGAAATCGGCAATTTCTTCCAATTTAAGGCTTGATGGAAGAAAACTTGACGAGCAATACTcactaaatattatacctAATATTTCTTCAATCGCACATGGCAGCTCTCAAGTCACTTTTGGTGACAACATAGTTCAAACGACAGTAAAT TTTTCAATTGTTTCACCTGAAGATTCAGCTCCTGACGAGGGCATTATTGATTTGACAATCACTGGTACTAACATTTTTGAGAACTCTGATTTATCGCATAAGAATTACGAGATTCTATGTAACATATTGTACGATTTACAGTTTCAACACCGTTTTCTTGACCTCAAATCACTGTGCATATTGCCAGGACAACTGTGCTGGAATCTAAGAATACACTCAACT GTTGTTAAGAGAGGTGGGTGTGTAATTGACGCTTTAAGCATTGGAGTTTTATCTTCTCTCATGTGTTCTGATGTTCCTGATGTCGAGCTTATGTTTAGGGATGAACTCGAGTCATATCAACGATCAAACCTACAACTGAAGCTATCCCTAGA GAAAAATAAGATTATATCACACCTTGTTGAAAGATTACCTCTGATAACTTCTGTTGGGAAGGTGTGTAAGAATCACCTTTGGGGTATGACTAGGGAGGAGGAGTTATGTTCTGATGGGACTATGTCAATAGCAGTGGATAAAAACGGAAAATGCATATCTGTCAAGGCGAACGGGTCATGTTTTGAGCTACACTGTATACAAAGCTTGATAAACACGTCaactaaaattactctagacaattttaacaaactcaataaatttataccaGCCTGa
- the POLD1 gene encoding DNA polymerase family B family protein has product MHLSNINIVFVYNLKLIRIIWFDFSLYSSMSSADTDWHTNIYSNFYGTQTDYGKIFSKLRRPAVDFVFFLTDADYSFKVVKCTADGTIKEDGDHLTEVPMVRLYGVTKEQQSVLVCVDDFNPYFYIEKPPDLLDEYFDDLKRVFNKYLSEQNQFKKSLRYVLDIQKVRLTSLMMYDENGEKDFLRIVVSSPRMVSNLRSFIESGVDLSVEGDSVSIPLFRQTYEANLPYVLRFLLDNNVICGSWLMIPHNTYTLNDPKNFSALLSNCNIEVNCGHSDIINLPLHNEYETIGPIKILSFDIECIKLNGTGFPNANNDPVIQISSVIHTHGNDLNCTKNFVFTLKECDSLANCTILSFDNEEQLLLAWNDFVTFVDPDFLTGYNIILFDLPYLLTRSSVLNIEARFKKLTRIRSVNCNFKDSISNNNILGLYENKEINIEGRILFDVYDLVRRDYKLKSYSLNFVSFEFLKQQKEDVHYSTILKLFNGNNNDRRRIASYCLKDSILPLLLINKLLLLYNYIEMSRVTTTPIKLLITRGQQIRVTMQIYKQCKKMNYVIPVIAGGGKSSSNENSYEGATVLEPLKGYHKNPISVLDFQSLYPSIMIAHNICYSTLLNYNTINNYKPEDIVTVPGYNDICFINVKKRKGILPIIVENLINERKKAKKMMNECKDEMLKKVYDGRQLALKITTNSVYGYTGATSGGFLPCIDVATAITSFGRNMIVNTKDLIEEHFSRKNGFKFDSKVIYGDTDSVMINFGTDDIQEAIDLGKSAADLITSKSVRPITLLFEKVYKPLLLLSKKRYAGLYYVNSENYEKIDCKGIESVRRDFCLLIQQMLEKILYLLLVKLDLDGAIEFVKQKVSELLKNDIDVSLLVITKTLGKVDYEQRLPHVELAKKLRKRDPGKAPGVGDRISYIIVKGTKGEPLFDRAEEPLYVTENNLPIDTNYYLDSLKNVLLRIFEVVMSNPNSLFSGEHTRSININSTTKGLMNKFLTKIRRCLSCNIVLNNTTESTEVFCSNCNTGRKQQILLDKLTTCRLKEDLYHKLWTHCQRCQGNLHNAVMCDNRDCPIFYRRVKVAKDLSQLQSTLSTLQLQYTN; this is encoded by the exons ATGCATTTGtccaatattaatattgt atttgtttataatttaaaattaattcgAATAATCTGGTTTGATTTTAGTTTGTACTCAAGTATGTCGTCTGCCGATACAGATTGGCatactaatatatattctaatttttatggAACACAAACTGACTATGGAAAAATATTCAGTAAACTCCGCAGACCAGCAGTTGATTTCG TATTCTTCTTAACTGATGCGGATTATAGCTTTAAAGTTGTAAAGTGTACAGCTGATGGGACAATAAAAGAGGACGGAGATCACCTGACAGAAGTCCCCATGGTCAGGTTATACGGAGTTACTAAGGAACAACAAAGTGTATTAGTTTGTGTTGATGATTTTAACCCTTACTTCTACATTGAGAAACCACCAGACTTGTTAGATGAGTACTTTGATGATTTGAAAAGAGTATTCAAT AAATACCTGAGTGAGCAGAATCAATTCAAGAAATCACTACGCTATGTGTTGGATATACAAAAAGTGCGACTTACA TCTCTGATGATGTATGATGAGAATGGAGAGAAGGATTTCCTTAGAATTGTGGTGTCTTCACCCAGGATGGTATCTAACCTGAGGTCATTTATTGAGTCTGGAGTTGACCTTTCAGTTGAAGGTGACTCGGTTTCAATTCCATTGTTCAGACAGACATATGAAGCTAATCTGCCCTATGTACTTCGATTTCTGTTAGATAACAATGTCATTTGCGGCTCTTGGCTGATGATACCACATAATACATACACTCTAAATGACCCTAAAAACTTCTCAGCCCTGCTTAGTAATTGTAATATTGAAGTTAACTGCGGTCACAGCGATATCATAAATTTACCACTCCATAACGAATATGAAACAATAGGCCCAATTAAGATATTATCATTTGATATCGAGTGTATTAAACTCAACGGAACag GATTTCCTAATGCTAATAATGATCCTGTAATACAAATAAGCAGTGTGATACACACTCACGGTAATGACCTTAACTGTACTAAGAATTTCGTTTTCACACTAAAGGAATGTGATAGTCTGGCAAACTGCACAATCCTGTCATTTGACAATGAGGAACAACTGTTGTTGGCGTGGAACGACTTTGTCACCTTTGTTGATCCCGACTTCCTCACAGGatataacataattttatttgatCTTCCATATCTTCTGACACGCAGTAGTGTTCTTAACATTGAAGCAAGGTTTAAGAAATTGACTCGCATCAGGAGTGTAAACTGTAATTTCAAAGACTCAATATCAAACAATAACATTTTGGGACTTTACGAGAATAAGGAAATTAACATCGAAGGGAGAATTCTGTTTGATGTCTACGATTTAGTGCGGAGAGACTACAAACTTAAGTCATACTCACTTAACTTTGTCTCATTTGAATTTCTCAAACAACAGAAGGAAGATGTACATTATTCAACAATATTAAAGCTCTTCAACG gGAATAATAATGACAGAAGAAGAATTGCAAGTTATTGCTTAAAGGATTCAATATTACCCCTACTCCTCATCAATAAACTGTTGCTActgtataattatattgAAATGTCCAGAGTCACAACCACGCCCATCAAACTCCTAATTACACG gGGGCAGCAGATAAGAGTGACGATGCAGATATATAAGCAGTGTAAGAAGATGAACTATGTGATACCAGTGATAGCTGGTGGTGGGAAAAGCAGCAGTAATGAGAATAGCTATGAAGGTGCCACAGTCTTAGAACCGCTGAAAGGATACCATAAGAACCCGATTTCAGTGTTAGATTTCCAGTCTTTGTATCCCTCAATCATGATTGCACACAATATTTGCTACTCTACACTGCTAAACTACAACACCATCAACAACTACAAACCTGAAGAT ATTGTGACAGTGCCTGGGTACAATGACATTTGTTTcataaatgttaaaaagCGCAAA GGAATTTTGCCAATAATAGTTGAGAACCTGATCAATGAGAGGAAGAAGGCCAAGAAGATGATGAACGAGTGTAAGGACGAGATGTTAAAGAAGGTCTACGACGGTAGACAGTTGGCCCTCAAGATAACAACCAACTCAGTGTATGGTTACACTGGAGCAACT AGTGGAGGGTTTTTACCGTGCATTGATGTGGCAACAGCGATCACATCGTTTGGAAGAAACATGATTGTAAACACCAAGGAC CTCATTGAGGAGCATTTTAGCAGGAAAAACGGGTTCAAATTTGACAGTAAGGTCATTTACGGTGATACTGACTCTGTGATGATTAACTTTGGAACTGACGACATACAAGAAGCTATTGATTTGG gCAAGAGTGCTGCAGATTTAATAACGAGTAAATCAGTAAGACCAATAACGCTATTGTTCGAGAAGGTGTATAAGCCACTGCTTTTACTAAGTAAAAAACGTTACGCCG GATTATACTATGTTAATAGCGAAAATTATGAGAAAATCGACTGCAAGGGAATTGAG AGTGTGAGGAGAGACTTCTGTTTGCTAATTCAGCAGATGCTGgagaaaatattatatttacttTTGGTGAAGTTGGACCTTGATGGTGCAATTGAGTTTGTAAAACAGAAGGTTTCAGAACtcttaaaaaatgatattgACGTTTCACTCCTCGTTATTACCAAGACACTGG GGAAGGTGGATTATGAACAGAGATTACCACATGTTGAGTTGGCTAAAAAGTTGCGAAAACGCG ACCCCGGCAAGGCACCCGGTGTTGGTGACCGCATAAGTTATATCATTGTCAAGGGCAccaaag GTGAACCGTTGTTTGATAGGGCTGAAGAGCCTTTATATGTAACTGAGAATAACTTACCAATTGATACGAATTATTACTTGGACTCTCTAAAGAACGTTTTGCTGAGAATTTTTGAAGTTGTGATGAGTAACCCAAACTCACTTTTCa GCGGAGAACACACCCGATCAATAAACATAAACAGTACCACCAAGGGCTTAATGAACAAATTCCTAACCAAGATTAGACGCTGCTTGTCCTGTAACATAGTTTTAAACAATACGACGGAATCTACCGAGGTGTTTTGCTCCAATTGTAACACGGGTAGAAAGCAACAG ATTCTGCTTGATAAACTAACTACCTGTCGTCTTAAAGAGGATCTCTACCATAAACTTTGGACTCATTGTCAGAG ATGCCAAGGAAACTTACACAATGCGGTGATGTGTGATAATAGGGACTGCCCAATTTTCTACAGGCGAGTCAAGGTTGCCAAGGACCTTTCACAACTCCAAAGCACGTTAAGCACACTTCAACTACAATATACAAACTAA